The proteins below are encoded in one region of Methanofollis aquaemaris:
- a CDS encoding TrmB family transcriptional regulator, translated as MADEIVPLLRNLGLNEYEAKVYAALVGLRKATARDIHEVSAVPRGRIYEILHDLVRRGFIGVIEGTPTSFYLLDPDQVIDRLKEDSIRSLEETREAIHAVSFPQHHSPEPVILLKSEWAIENHLNSLFRKTKDRMTILCHTPAFLQQHLRALRALDRRIDLAIIVRDARAYAGIDLPISVASGIVAGLLDDQHMITDGVSMECVIFVDEKDFIHVGGTGSERIAVFGSNIPLARYVQRSLAGWLAEEKSNCNMG; from the coding sequence ATGGCAGATGAGATCGTCCCCCTGCTCCGCAACCTGGGGCTCAACGAGTATGAAGCAAAGGTCTATGCCGCCCTCGTCGGTCTCAGAAAGGCCACCGCACGGGACATCCACGAGGTGAGTGCGGTGCCGCGGGGGCGGATCTATGAGATCCTCCACGACCTTGTGCGCCGGGGTTTCATCGGCGTGATCGAGGGTACGCCCACCTCGTTCTATCTTCTCGACCCCGATCAGGTGATCGACCGCCTGAAAGAGGACTCGATCCGCTCCCTGGAGGAGACGCGCGAGGCGATCCATGCGGTCTCCTTCCCTCAGCACCATTCCCCTGAACCGGTGATCCTGCTGAAGAGCGAGTGGGCGATCGAGAATCACCTCAATTCACTCTTCAGGAAGACGAAGGATCGGATGACGATACTCTGTCATACCCCCGCGTTCTTGCAGCAGCACCTCAGGGCCCTCAGGGCACTCGACCGGCGGATCGATCTCGCGATCATCGTCCGCGACGCTCGCGCCTATGCCGGGATCGATCTCCCGATCTCTGTGGCCAGCGGGATTGTTGCCGGTTTGCTCGACGATCAGCACATGATAACCGACGGGGTCAGCATGGAGTGTGTCATCTTTGTCGACGAGAAAGATTTCATCCATGTCGGGGGGACGGGTTCCGAACGCATTGCAGTGTTCGGGTCGAACATCCCCCTCGCGAGATACGTCCAGCGCTCGCTGGCCGGGTGGCTGGCGGAGGAAAAGAGCAACTGCAATATGGGCTGA